From the Hevea brasiliensis isolate MT/VB/25A 57/8 chromosome 15, ASM3005281v1, whole genome shotgun sequence genome, one window contains:
- the LOC110673948 gene encoding peroxidase 5, with protein sequence MARFFTFLVGFFLLIFFISPALSAPLKKKFYKKTCPLAETIVRSTITNAMANDTGIPAALTRLHFHDCFVRGCDASILLDSTPKHKAEKESMRNKGIGGFEVIDAAKAKIEAHCPNTVSCADIIAFAARDSVHLTGGIYYDVLGGRRDGTISLIGDATKNLPDAFFNVTQLKENFAKKGLSLEELVTLSGVHSIGDCHCSSFSKRLYSFNATYPQDPSMVSTYASYLRAKCPRPVKTNSGVDPIVPFDPLTPTRLDNNYYKNLKSKKGLLFSDQVLWESSLTKKMVGSNIKHPSAWASKFASAMVHMGSIEVLTGSQGEIRKNCRVVNY encoded by the exons ATGGCAAGGTTTTTCACCTTTTTAGTGGGATTCTTTTTACTCATTTTCTTCATCTCTCCAGCTCTCTCAGCTCCTTTGAAGAAAAAGTTCTATAAAAAAACTTGCCCATTGGCTGAGACCATAGTGAGAAGCACAATAACAAATGCAATGGCTAATGATACTGGCATTCCTGCTGCGCTCACTAGGCTTCATTTCCATGACTGTTTTGTGAGG GGTTGTGATGCTTCCATTCTTCTTGATTCCACTCCGAAGCACAAAGCAGAGAAAGAAAGCATGAGAAATAAGGGAATAGGAGGCTTTGAGGTGATAGATGCAGCAAAGGCTAAGATAGAGGCTCACTGCCCCAACACAGTTTCATGTGCAGATATTATTGCCTTTGCAGCTCGTGATAGTGTTCACCTTACCGGTGGCATTTACTATGATGTTCTCGGAGGCCGCCGAGACGGAACCATTTCTTTGATCGGTGATGCCACTAAAAACCTCCCCGATGCATTCTTTAATGTCACCCAGTTGAAAGAAAACTTTGCAAAGAAGGGTTTGTCACTAGAGGAATTGGTGACGCTCTCTGGTGTTCACTCTATTGGTGACTGTCATTGTTCTTCATTCTCTAAACGTTTATATTCCTTCAATGCAACGTACCCACAAGATCCTTCCATGGTTTCTACCTATGCCAGTTACTTGAGAGCCAAATGCCCTAGGCCTGTGAAAACGAACTCTGGGGTTGATCCAATCGTGCCTTTTGATCCCCTAACACCAACCAGGCTTGACAATAATTACTACAAGAACTTGAAGAGTAAAAAAGGGCTACTGTTTTCAGATCAAGTGTTGTGGGAAAGTAGTTTGACAAAGAAGATGGTGGGGAGCAATATCAAGCATCCAAGTGCATGGGCTTCCAAGTTTGCTTCAGCAATGGTGCATATGGGTTCGATTGAGGTGCTTACAGGGTCACAAGGGGAAATAAGGAAGAATTGTAGGGTTGTGAATTATTAG